Proteins encoded by one window of Rubidibacter lacunae KORDI 51-2:
- a CDS encoding hydantoinase B/oxoprolinase family protein, giving the protein MSYTPERRWQFWIDRGGTFTDVVARRPDGALLVRKLLSESDRYADAAVQGIREVMGLAPDASLSGERIEVVKMGTTVATNALLERHGDRVVLAITQGLRDALRIGYQNRPDIFARQIRLPVPPYERVVEIASRIDARGNELVPLDRERARADLQAAFDEGIRSCAIALMHGYRYPDRERAIAAIAREIGFTHVSVSHVVSPLVKLVSRGETTVVDAYLSPILHRYVNRVAAQLRATDGQVPSPDPSPRLMFVQSNGGLTDATTFRGKDSILSGPAGGIVGAVKTSAIAGIDKLISFDMGGTSTDVAHYAGEYERNFENLIAGVRLQAPMLDIHTVAAGGGSIARFDGTRYRVGPESAGANPGPAAYGKGGPLTITDCNVAVGKLHADFFPRVFGPDADRPLDVGAVRDRFTQLAAEIGGERAPEKIASGFLAIAIEIMAGAIAKISLERGHDVSKYALCCFGGAGGQHACLLAEALGIERILIHPLAGVLSAYGIGLADVRVLRERSLELELNAENLPELELQLSELVKQGESELERQNLGGERELQILRKVHLKYNGTDAAIGVDFDTIPAMRQQFSTLHRRRYGFTMPDQSLVAATIAVESIALSDVEADSARERGSDAPPQAIATVSMYARGSWHATPVYPRETLQPDNRVTGPAIVVESTTTTVVEPGWQATVTPHAQLLLDRCAAPQTASQAIANTVGGRDLSVPDPVLLEVFNHLFRAIAERMGTTLQNTSYSVNIKERLDFSCAVFDADGWLVANAPHIPVHLGSMSESVRGLMAGCGGRFQPGDVYALNNPYNGGTHLPDITVVTPVFVKPTDSRPQFYVASRGHHADIGGIAPGSMPPFSQHTTEEGILLDNVRLVADGKFCDRELRELLASGPYPARKPDQNVADLKAQIAANERGIDELKRAILQYGLATVVAYVKHVQDNAEESVRRAIGALHDGSFTCELDTGAKICATVSVDRVARSARVDFSGTSPQQPNNFNAPKAICKAAVLYVFRTLVEDDIPLNDGCLKPLDIVVPEGSMLAPRAPAPVVAGNVETSQAIVDALYGALGLSAAAQGTMNNFTFGNAKYQYYETICGGSGAGPEYDGTDAIHTHMTNSRLTDPEVLEWRFPVVVDRFAIRAGSGGSGRHCGGNGTIRHIRFLEPMTAAILSGRRRVVPFGLAGGGAGAPGRNAVGRSDGTVEELGGTAVLEVQTGDTIIIETPGGGGYGWARERSPEAST; this is encoded by the coding sequence GTGAGCTACACTCCTGAGCGTCGCTGGCAATTTTGGATCGATCGTGGCGGTACCTTTACCGACGTCGTCGCCCGCCGACCGGACGGGGCGCTCCTCGTTCGCAAGCTGCTTTCGGAAAGCGATCGCTACGCGGATGCAGCCGTGCAGGGCATTCGCGAGGTAATGGGACTCGCACCCGACGCATCCCTGTCGGGCGAGCGCATTGAAGTTGTCAAAATGGGCACGACGGTGGCAACTAACGCGCTGCTGGAACGGCACGGCGATCGCGTGGTATTGGCGATTACGCAAGGGTTGCGCGACGCGCTCCGCATCGGCTACCAGAACCGTCCGGATATCTTTGCCCGGCAGATCCGTTTACCCGTGCCACCCTACGAGCGCGTGGTGGAAATTGCCTCCCGCATCGATGCTCGCGGGAACGAGCTGGTCCCGCTCGATCGCGAGCGGGCGCGGGCGGACCTGCAGGCCGCCTTCGACGAAGGCATTCGCAGTTGCGCGATCGCCCTCATGCACGGCTACCGCTACCCCGACCGAGAGCGCGCCATTGCCGCGATCGCTCGCGAGATCGGCTTTACGCATGTCTCGGTTTCCCATGTCGTCAGTCCGCTCGTCAAGCTCGTCAGTCGCGGCGAAACTACTGTTGTCGATGCGTACCTGTCGCCGATTTTGCATCGCTACGTTAATCGCGTGGCCGCCCAACTCCGAGCGACCGACGGGCAAGTTCCGTCGCCGGATCCGTCGCCGCGGTTGATGTTCGTGCAATCCAATGGGGGACTGACGGACGCCACAACCTTTCGCGGCAAGGATAGCATCCTGTCCGGTCCGGCTGGGGGTATCGTTGGAGCCGTTAAAACCAGCGCGATCGCGGGCATCGACAAGCTCATCAGCTTCGATATGGGTGGGACGTCCACCGACGTCGCGCACTACGCCGGCGAGTACGAGCGCAACTTCGAAAACCTCATTGCCGGCGTGCGCTTGCAGGCCCCGATGTTAGACATCCATACCGTTGCGGCAGGCGGCGGTTCGATCGCGCGCTTCGACGGCACGCGCTACCGCGTCGGTCCCGAATCGGCCGGGGCTAACCCCGGACCGGCAGCTTACGGCAAGGGCGGTCCGCTGACCATTACCGACTGCAACGTCGCGGTCGGGAAACTGCATGCAGACTTCTTTCCGCGCGTCTTCGGACCGGATGCAGATCGCCCTTTGGATGTCGGCGCGGTGCGCGATCGCTTCACCCAGCTTGCTGCAGAGATCGGTGGCGAGCGCGCGCCTGAAAAAATTGCCTCCGGTTTCTTGGCGATCGCGATCGAAATCATGGCCGGCGCGATCGCGAAAATTTCCTTGGAACGCGGCCATGACGTATCGAAATACGCGCTTTGTTGCTTTGGCGGAGCGGGGGGGCAACATGCATGTTTGCTTGCCGAAGCGCTGGGCATCGAGCGCATCTTAATTCACCCGCTCGCGGGGGTCTTGTCTGCTTACGGCATCGGGCTGGCAGACGTCCGCGTGCTGCGCGAGCGATCGCTCGAACTCGAACTGAATGCAGAGAACTTGCCGGAGTTGGAGCTACAGTTAAGCGAACTCGTGAAACAAGGGGAGTCCGAACTCGAACGTCAAAATCTGGGCGGGGAGCGCGAGCTGCAAATCTTACGCAAAGTCCATCTCAAATACAACGGAACCGATGCGGCGATCGGGGTGGATTTCGACACGATCCCGGCGATGCGCCAGCAGTTTTCAACCCTGCACCGACGCCGATACGGCTTTACGATGCCCGACCAATCCCTCGTGGCAGCAACCATTGCCGTCGAGTCGATTGCGCTGTCCGATGTCGAGGCCGACTCCGCCCGCGAGCGCGGATCGGATGCGCCGCCCCAGGCGATCGCCACCGTGTCGATGTACGCGCGCGGTTCGTGGCATGCAACCCCCGTTTACCCCCGCGAAACCCTGCAGCCCGACAATCGCGTGACCGGTCCGGCGATCGTGGTTGAGTCTACAACTACGACAGTTGTCGAACCCGGTTGGCAGGCAACCGTCACACCCCATGCCCAGCTGTTACTCGATCGCTGCGCAGCCCCGCAGACAGCCAGCCAAGCTATCGCCAATACCGTCGGTGGACGCGATTTGTCGGTCCCCGATCCGGTCTTGTTGGAGGTGTTCAACCATCTGTTTCGCGCGATCGCCGAACGCATGGGCACGACGCTACAGAACACCAGCTATTCGGTCAACATCAAAGAGCGCCTCGACTTTTCCTGTGCGGTGTTCGACGCGGACGGTTGGCTCGTAGCCAACGCACCGCATATTCCCGTTCACCTCGGCTCGATGAGCGAGAGCGTGCGCGGCTTAATGGCAGGCTGCGGCGGACGCTTCCAACCCGGCGACGTTTACGCGCTCAACAATCCTTACAACGGTGGCACGCATTTACCCGATATCACCGTCGTGACGCCGGTTTTCGTCAAGCCAACCGACTCGCGCCCGCAATTCTACGTTGCCTCGCGCGGCCATCATGCCGATATCGGCGGGATCGCGCCCGGCTCGATGCCGCCATTCAGCCAGCACACCACCGAAGAGGGCATTCTGCTCGATAACGTCCGGCTGGTCGCGGATGGTAAATTTTGCGATCGCGAACTGCGCGAACTTCTCGCCAGCGGACCTTATCCCGCGCGCAAACCGGACCAAAACGTTGCCGATCTCAAAGCGCAAATTGCCGCCAACGAACGCGGGATCGATGAATTGAAGCGCGCGATCTTGCAATACGGATTGGCAACCGTAGTCGCTTATGTCAAACACGTTCAGGACAACGCCGAGGAGTCGGTTCGGCGCGCGATCGGCGCGCTTCATGACGGCAGTTTTACCTGCGAACTCGATACAGGGGCAAAGATTTGCGCGACCGTCTCGGTCGATCGCGTTGCGCGCAGCGCACGGGTAGACTTTTCAGGCACTTCGCCCCAACAGCCCAATAACTTCAATGCGCCGAAAGCAATTTGTAAGGCAGCCGTGCTCTACGTGTTTCGTACGCTCGTCGAAGACGATATTCCTCTCAATGACGGGTGTCTGAAGCCATTGGACATCGTCGTTCCCGAGGGTAGTATGCTCGCGCCGAGAGCGCCCGCTCCCGTCGTTGCCGGGAATGTGGAAACCTCGCAGGCGATCGTCGACGCGCTCTACGGTGCCTTGGGGTTAAGCGCCGCTGCCCAAGGCACGATGAACAACTTTACGTTCGGCAACGCCAAGTATCAGTACTACGAGACGATTTGCGGGGGGTCGGGCGCGGGTCCGGAGTATGACGGTACCGATGCCATCCATACACACATGACGAATTCGCGGCTGACCGATCCGGAAGTGTTGGAATGGCGCTTTCCCGTGGTGGTCGATCGCTTTGCCATCCGAGCGGGGAGTGGCGGTAGCGGACGTCACTGCGGCGGCAACGGCACGATTCGCCACATTCGCTTCCTCGAGCCGATGACAGCAGCGATTTTATCCGGGAGACGGCGGGTCGTTCCCTTCGGATTGGCAGGGGGTGGCGCGGGTGCTCCCGGTCGCAATGCCGTAGGGCGTTCAGACGGCACCGTAGAAGAACTTGGCGGAACGGCGGTTCTAGAGGTACAAACTGGCGACACCATCATTATTGAAACTCCCGGCGGTGGCGGTTACGGTTGGGCTCGCGAGCGATCGCCTGAGGCCTCAACATAA
- a CDS encoding TetR/AcrR family transcriptional regulator, which produces MQVFRRRTNRVARTTPKPEETTRSRILKAAQRLFARKGYEATTTRDLAAEAGVAEGTLFRHFTNKKAILIEVATQGWVDLLTDLLTELSEMGSYKAISQVMRRRMINLHENGDMMRVCFIEAQFHPELRERIQTEVISKMTEVAEAFFETAMDRGIYRRMNPRIVAQVFLGMFAVAGFSDRTIMSPEASIKEQQEMAEGLADIFLQGVLANGDQK; this is translated from the coding sequence ATGCAGGTATTTCGTCGGCGAACGAACCGCGTTGCGCGTACGACCCCCAAGCCCGAGGAAACCACGCGATCGCGCATTCTCAAAGCCGCGCAACGCTTGTTTGCTCGCAAAGGGTACGAGGCAACGACAACGCGCGACCTCGCGGCCGAAGCAGGGGTTGCTGAAGGAACCCTCTTTCGTCATTTCACCAACAAAAAAGCCATTTTAATTGAAGTTGCGACGCAAGGTTGGGTTGATTTATTGACCGATCTGCTAACCGAACTGAGCGAAATGGGCAGCTACAAAGCCATTTCACAGGTGATGCGACGGCGCATGATAAACCTACACGAAAATGGCGATATGATGCGCGTATGTTTCATCGAGGCGCAGTTCCATCCCGAGTTAAGAGAGCGCATTCAAACTGAAGTTATTTCTAAAATGACCGAGGTTGCTGAAGCATTTTTCGAGACGGCGATGGATCGCGGCATATATCGGCGCATGAATCCGCGTATCGTCGCGCAGGTGTTTTTGGGCATGTTTGCCGTCGCAGGGTTTTCCGATCGCACCATCATGAGCCCGGAAGCATCCATAAAGGAACAGCAGGAAATGGCAGAAGGCCTCGCCGACATTTTCCTGCAGGGCGTTTTGGCAAACGGCGACCAAAAATAA
- a CDS encoding M16 family metallopeptidase — translation MNRLASSSRRLWVGLLLLLAIASWSIAARADTSPVPPSASTSASIQPYLDRVSDRITEFTLDNGLQFVVLKDNDAPIVSFVTYADVGAVDEEAGKTGAAHFLEHLAFKGTERIGTTDRTAERTAIARLDALRDQLEAARADGKTDETIAGLQGQFAAAQQDADRAIDQNAYGRIIRIEGGLGLNAATSPDYTVYFCSLPANKLELWMSLESERFLEPVFREFYKEQQVILEERRQRTDDSPIGTLIESFLARAFAVHPYGRPTIGFAEDIRNLRREDIREFFARHYVPSKLTIAIAGDVDPVEVRHLAETYFGRFPARSALADAIPEEPRQQELREFELGLPSQPLYLEGYHRPALTHPDEPVYEILADLLGSGRTSRLYKSLVVEQQVALSVQTDNAFPGNRYPSLMLFYGASAPGRTLDELEAALTAELDLLKTEPVAAEELARVKTQVRASLLRSLDSPAGMARQLAEYQAKTGDWRNLFARVEQLAAVTPEDVQRIARATFVPENRTVGRLLSVDAPDAERPAES, via the coding sequence ATGAATCGACTAGCTTCTTCCTCACGACGACTCTGGGTCGGCTTACTGCTTCTGCTCGCGATCGCTAGCTGGAGCATTGCCGCCCGCGCCGATACGTCGCCGGTGCCGCCATCGGCATCAACCTCGGCTTCAATTCAGCCTTACCTCGATCGTGTCAGCGATCGCATTACGGAATTTACATTAGACAACGGTTTGCAATTTGTCGTTCTCAAAGACAATGACGCGCCGATCGTGTCCTTCGTGACCTACGCTGATGTCGGCGCGGTGGACGAGGAGGCTGGGAAAACCGGCGCCGCTCACTTTTTAGAACACTTGGCATTCAAGGGTACCGAGCGCATTGGCACGACCGATCGCACTGCCGAACGCACGGCGATCGCGCGGTTGGATGCTTTACGCGACCAGCTGGAGGCAGCCAGGGCCGACGGCAAGACCGACGAGACTATTGCCGGGTTGCAAGGGCAGTTTGCGGCCGCGCAGCAGGACGCCGATCGCGCAATCGACCAAAACGCCTACGGCCGCATCATCCGCATTGAGGGCGGCCTCGGTTTGAATGCGGCGACCTCGCCGGATTACACGGTGTATTTCTGCAGTCTGCCGGCTAACAAGCTGGAACTGTGGATGTCGCTGGAGTCGGAGCGTTTTCTGGAACCGGTGTTTCGGGAGTTCTACAAGGAACAGCAAGTCATCCTCGAAGAACGGCGGCAGCGAACGGACGATTCGCCTATCGGCACGTTGATCGAATCGTTCCTGGCCCGGGCGTTTGCGGTGCATCCCTACGGTCGCCCGACGATCGGCTTTGCCGAAGACATTCGCAACCTGCGCCGGGAGGATATTCGCGAGTTCTTTGCCAGGCACTACGTCCCGAGCAAGCTAACGATCGCGATCGCAGGCGATGTGGACCCGGTGGAGGTGCGGCATTTAGCAGAGACCTACTTCGGTCGCTTTCCGGCGCGATCGGCGCTTGCGGACGCGATTCCCGAGGAGCCGCGGCAGCAGGAACTGCGGGAGTTCGAGCTGGGATTGCCGTCGCAGCCGCTGTACCTCGAAGGCTATCACCGCCCGGCCCTAACCCACCCCGACGAACCGGTGTACGAGATTCTCGCGGACTTGCTCGGGAGCGGTCGAACCTCGCGGTTGTATAAGTCGCTCGTGGTCGAGCAGCAGGTGGCCCTATCTGTTCAAACGGACAATGCCTTTCCCGGCAACCGCTATCCGAGCTTGATGCTGTTTTACGGTGCGAGCGCGCCCGGCCGAACGCTGGACGAACTCGAAGCGGCACTGACCGCAGAACTCGATCTCCTCAAAACCGAACCCGTTGCAGCAGAGGAACTCGCTCGCGTCAAAACCCAAGTTCGAGCAAGCTTGTTGCGATCGCTCGACTCTCCAGCCGGTATGGCGCGGCAGCTGGCGGAATATCAAGCTAAGACCGGCGACTGGCGCAACTTGTTCGCCCGTGTCGAGCAGCTTGCTGCAGTCACACCAGAAGACGTGCAGCGCATCGCCCGCGCGACCTTCGTTCCGGAAAATCGCACGGTCGGCCGGTTGCTGTCAGTGGATGCGCCGGACGCCGAGCGCCCTGCAGAAAGCTGA
- a CDS encoding M16 family metallopeptidase, with protein MKYRLRSLFWLGLGLFAALAIAAFGPGPAEQAFAATPRHYTELEFPPLPDVELPDYTRFQLDNGAIVYLIEDRELPLVQGTAVLRVGARHEPADRVGLARLMGVALRAGGTENHAPDELNQLLEQRAASVETRVGLDAGTASFSALSEDLETVFKLFAEVLRSPAFGPEQLELLMRQARGTIARRNDDPGNIAGREFRKLIYGEDSPYARTVEYATLARIERADVLEFYRTYVRPDNLVLGIVGDFETEKMRALVEQTFGDWQGSGPLPNLEPPPTEQVQTGGLYFVEQPQLTQSNVLLGHVGGQFDAADYPAMRAIDSLLNGFSGRLFDEVRSRRGLAYSVYAAWSADYDRPGLFVAGGQTRSQTTVPFVQAIETEIERLRSETVSTEELDNAIEAAANSFVFNFQTPRQTLSRLMRYEFYDYPENFLFESQEALQALTPKDILAAARNNLKPEQLVTVVVGNSRDIQPPLSSLDATVTALDVTIPPDPNG; from the coding sequence ATGAAATACCGCCTGCGCTCTCTGTTTTGGCTCGGTCTCGGTTTGTTCGCTGCCCTGGCGATCGCCGCATTTGGGCCCGGCCCGGCCGAGCAAGCCTTCGCCGCCACGCCCCGCCACTACACGGAGCTGGAGTTCCCGCCGCTGCCGGACGTGGAGCTGCCTGACTACACGCGCTTCCAGCTCGACAATGGCGCGATCGTGTATCTGATTGAAGACCGCGAACTGCCTTTGGTGCAGGGAACGGCCGTGTTGCGAGTCGGGGCGCGCCATGAGCCAGCCGATCGCGTTGGCTTAGCCCGATTGATGGGAGTGGCCCTGCGCGCGGGCGGCACGGAGAACCACGCGCCCGACGAACTGAACCAGCTGCTAGAGCAGCGGGCAGCATCGGTAGAGACTCGGGTCGGACTGGATGCGGGCACGGCCAGTTTTTCCGCCCTCAGCGAAGATTTAGAAACGGTGTTCAAGTTGTTCGCCGAGGTGTTGCGATCGCCAGCCTTCGGCCCGGAGCAGTTGGAGTTGCTGATGCGGCAAGCGCGCGGCACGATCGCTCGCCGCAATGACGATCCAGGAAACATTGCCGGTCGGGAGTTTCGGAAGTTGATCTACGGCGAAGATAGCCCTTATGCGCGGACGGTGGAATACGCCACGCTGGCGCGGATCGAGCGCGCCGACGTGCTGGAGTTCTACCGCACCTACGTGCGGCCGGACAATCTGGTGCTCGGCATCGTCGGCGACTTCGAGACGGAGAAAATGCGCGCGCTGGTCGAGCAAACCTTTGGCGATTGGCAGGGATCGGGTCCCCTACCGAATCTGGAACCGCCGCCAACCGAGCAAGTGCAAACGGGCGGCTTGTATTTCGTAGAGCAACCGCAATTGACGCAAAGTAACGTGTTGCTCGGACACGTGGGCGGTCAATTTGACGCTGCGGATTATCCGGCGATGCGGGCGATCGATTCGCTGCTCAATGGCTTCAGCGGGCGTCTGTTCGACGAAGTGCGATCGCGTCGGGGCTTAGCGTACTCGGTATATGCTGCATGGAGCGCGGATTACGATCGCCCCGGTTTGTTCGTTGCGGGCGGTCAGACGCGATCGCAAACGACGGTGCCCTTCGTGCAGGCGATCGAGACGGAAATCGAGCGGCTGCGTTCGGAGACGGTTTCGACCGAGGAGTTGGACAATGCAATCGAGGCAGCGGCCAACTCGTTTGTGTTTAACTTCCAGACGCCGAGACAAACGCTGAGCCGGCTGATGCGCTACGAGTTCTACGACTACCCCGAAAACTTCCTATTCGAGTCCCAGGAAGCACTTCAAGCGCTAACTCCGAAGGATATTTTGGCAGCCGCTCGCAACAATCTCAAACCCGAACAGCTCGTTACGGTCGTCGTCGGCAACTCCCGAGACATCCAACCGCCGCTGAGCAGCTTGGATGCTACCGTGACGGCACTCGACGTAACGATTCCGCCCGATCCGAATGGCTGA
- a CDS encoding Uma2 family endonuclease — MPLKVTLEEFAAIAAENRDLQLERTAAGELLVNPPSGSESDRRNTDITIDLGLWTRQHGGVSFGPSAGFVLPNGALRSPDVAWIASERYEALMPEQKEGFAPICPDFAIELRSPSDRLAELQAKMREYIDNGLRLGWLIDPHNRRVEIYRPDRNVESLEQPAELTGEDVLSGFVLPLTRIWQ; from the coding sequence ATGCCACTGAAGGTCACTCTGGAAGAGTTTGCCGCGATCGCGGCCGAAAACCGCGACCTGCAGTTGGAGCGAACTGCTGCTGGAGAATTACTTGTGAATCCCCCCAGTGGGAGCGAGTCGGACCGTCGCAATACAGACATCACGATCGACCTCGGACTCTGGACCCGACAACACGGCGGCGTTTCATTTGGTCCGTCGGCAGGTTTCGTGCTGCCCAATGGTGCACTCCGGTCGCCGGATGTCGCCTGGATTGCGTCCGAGCGCTACGAGGCGCTGATGCCCGAGCAGAAAGAAGGGTTCGCGCCCATCTGTCCGGACTTCGCGATCGAGTTGCGATCGCCGAGCGACCGCCTGGCAGAGTTGCAAGCGAAGATGCGCGAGTACATCGACAATGGCTTGCGTTTGGGTTGGCTCATCGACCCGCACAACCGACGCGTGGAGATTTACCGCCCCGACCGCAACGTGGAAAGCTTGGAACAGCCTGCAGAGCTGACCGGCGAGGATGTGTTGTCCGGCTTCGTTCTGCCGCTAACGCGCATTTGGCAATAG
- a CDS encoding TRAP transporter permease, translating into MSEQPHLDDGIAEAQQLVEENETGGRILRGFNRWLVFSLAVSWSVFQLGLTSAFVLDAARARAIHLTFALALGFLLFPLRRTRDSARIPWYDYLIAAIGITGTLYLVVEYAGLQERTGIPLAREVWLGAIFILVLLEATRRTVGPSLAIIAGLFIVYSLTGPRGTIPINLPELIAHRGYPIDRLISQMYVTSEGIFGVALGVSTNFVFLFVLFGSMLDKAGAGRFFVDVANSFLGGLRGGPAKAAVVASGLTGTISGSSLANVVSTGTFTIPLMVRAGYPAIKAAAIEVAVSTNGQLMPPVMGAAAFIIAEFTDQSYPNVLKAAVVPAVISYLALFYIVHLEALKLGLRGLPREAIPPRRRTIVLGSHNLIPIVVLVWGLAVARVSPSLAVTYAIASLPALALIKSVVAAVKRQKPIATSLKESAFTIVDGLEAGAKNMVGIAIAVSTAGIVVGAVNLTGLGLRLTEIVESIAAWLASGIGTILFPILDALGGNSEAFGNGLQFTFVLLATAIASLILGLGLPTTANYIVVATLTAPVIYTLGTQFGYDIPLIAVHLFVFFFGILADDTPPVGLAAYAAAAIARSNPVRTGVQGFTYDLRTAILPFIFIFNPKLLLLDLSSWYEGLWVIFTATAGMYAFSTGTMGYVIRHANVLERCLLIGSALLLLHTGLVTDVLGLLITSLIYLRQLRMRGARNAIESDTAPDPTTDSDVE; encoded by the coding sequence ATGTCCGAACAACCGCATCTGGATGACGGAATCGCCGAAGCCCAGCAGCTGGTTGAAGAAAACGAAACCGGCGGGAGAATCTTGAGGGGGTTTAACCGCTGGCTCGTTTTCTCACTAGCCGTATCCTGGTCGGTGTTTCAGCTAGGACTGACGAGTGCTTTTGTCTTGGATGCTGCGCGCGCGCGGGCCATTCACCTGACTTTCGCACTCGCACTTGGCTTTCTGCTGTTTCCTCTTCGACGGACTAGAGACTCAGCTCGGATTCCTTGGTACGACTATTTAATCGCTGCGATTGGCATTACGGGCACGTTGTACTTGGTCGTCGAGTATGCCGGTCTGCAAGAGCGAACCGGCATTCCGCTCGCCCGCGAGGTTTGGCTCGGCGCAATTTTTATTTTGGTCTTATTGGAAGCCACGCGTCGCACCGTGGGCCCTTCTCTCGCTATCATTGCCGGGCTTTTTATTGTTTACAGTCTTACCGGTCCGAGGGGAACGATTCCGATAAACCTGCCAGAGCTTATTGCTCACCGGGGATACCCCATAGATCGCCTCATTTCTCAGATGTACGTTACATCTGAAGGCATATTTGGCGTTGCACTCGGAGTCTCCACGAACTTCGTTTTCCTATTTGTTTTATTCGGCTCGATGCTTGACAAGGCGGGAGCTGGGAGATTTTTCGTTGATGTTGCGAACTCTTTTCTAGGCGGTCTCAGAGGTGGACCGGCAAAGGCGGCTGTGGTTGCTTCGGGACTCACCGGAACGATCTCCGGCTCTTCTCTCGCCAATGTGGTATCTACGGGAACCTTCACGATCCCGTTGATGGTCAGAGCCGGCTATCCCGCGATCAAGGCAGCAGCCATTGAAGTTGCCGTATCTACAAACGGACAGTTGATGCCGCCTGTCATGGGAGCTGCGGCTTTCATTATTGCCGAGTTTACGGATCAGTCTTATCCCAACGTCCTTAAGGCTGCTGTTGTTCCGGCGGTAATTTCATATTTGGCTCTCTTCTATATAGTGCACTTAGAGGCACTCAAACTCGGTCTGCGGGGATTGCCGCGGGAGGCAATCCCACCTCGGCGGCGGACAATTGTGTTGGGCTCTCACAATCTGATACCCATTGTCGTATTGGTCTGGGGTCTCGCCGTTGCTCGAGTGAGCCCGAGCTTGGCAGTAACTTACGCGATCGCTTCCCTACCAGCATTAGCGCTGATCAAATCGGTGGTGGCAGCAGTCAAGCGGCAGAAGCCAATCGCCACCTCTCTTAAAGAATCGGCCTTCACGATCGTGGATGGCCTGGAGGCTGGAGCCAAAAATATGGTCGGCATTGCCATTGCTGTTTCCACAGCAGGGATTGTCGTCGGAGCGGTTAATTTGACGGGTCTGGGGTTACGTCTCACGGAGATTGTAGAGAGCATTGCCGCTTGGCTTGCGTCTGGGATTGGCACGATTCTCTTCCCCATCCTGGACGCGCTTGGGGGTAACTCCGAGGCCTTCGGCAATGGGTTGCAATTTACATTTGTTCTACTTGCAACCGCGATCGCCAGCTTGATTTTGGGGCTGGGATTGCCTACCACTGCTAACTACATTGTGGTGGCTACGCTGACTGCTCCCGTCATCTACACCTTGGGCACTCAGTTTGGCTACGATATTCCGTTAATCGCAGTACACCTGTTTGTATTCTTTTTTGGGATTCTGGCCGATGACACTCCTCCAGTCGGTTTGGCAGCTTACGCTGCTGCAGCGATCGCGCGCAGTAACCCCGTGAGGACAGGAGTGCAGGGATTCACCTACGACTTACGCACGGCAATTCTCCCATTTATATTCATTTTCAATCCCAAGCTTCTACTGCTCGATTTGAGCAGTTGGTACGAAGGACTGTGGGTGATTTTCACCGCGACCGCCGGTATGTATGCTTTTTCCACCGGCACCATGGGCTATGTCATCCGGCACGCCAACGTGCTGGAACGATGCTTGCTGATTGGTTCTGCCTTGCTGTTACTGCACACGGGCCTGGTCACCGACGTATTGGGGCTGCTAATCACCTCGCTGATTTACTTGCGGCAACTCCGTATGCGCGGAGCAAGAAACGCCATTGAGTCTGATACTGCGCCCGATCCTACAACTGACTCGGACGTGGAGTAA